In the genome of Saprospira sp. CCB-QB6, one region contains:
- a CDS encoding methylmalonyl-CoA mutase family protein has product MQTQAPYEAQHKIRIVTAASLFDGHDAAINIMRRIMQRSGAEIIHLGHNRSAQEIVDTAIQEDVQGIAITSYQGGHIEFFKYIYDLLQERGAGHIKIFGGGGGTILPTEIEELHAYGISRIYSPDDGRELGLQGMINDLLSQCDYPTGKNINGELNKYATGDKYALARLISAAENQAAEAESWLSDLEAKAAAKKTPILGITGTGGAGKSSLVDELVRRFLLDFEDKRIAVISVDPSKRKTGGALLGDRIRMNAINSERVYMRSLATRQSNLSVSKYIGDAVNILKAADFDLIILETSGIGQSDTAITDFSDASLYVMTPEYGAATQLEKIDMLDFADLIALNKFDKRGAQDALRDVRKQYRRNHNLWEAKEEDLPVFGTIASQFNDPGMNSLYKALMDKIVERTAAPLVSSFEASQEQSEKQFIIPPARVRYLSEISESIRRYNDNIEQEARLASQLYQLKGAMEQLGEESPASLNETYEFKYANLSGEQQRLLEGWKEKLARYQADEFVYKVRNKEIRVETFTKSLSHSRIPRIAVPKYSDWGDIVRWSGQENFPGEFPYTAGVFPFKRKGEDPTRMFAGEGHPERTNRRFHYVSLGMPAARLSTAFDSVTLYGEDPDYRPDIYGKIGNSGVSICSLDDAKKLYSGFDLCDPKTSVSMTINGPAATICAFFMNAAIDQQCEKYIKEHGLEAQVEAALKAKYDDKGLARPQYMGELPEGNDGLGLMLLGLTGDEVLPADVYAEMRTKALRSVRGTVQADILKEDQAQNTCIFSTEFSLRLMGDVQEYFIEEQVRNFYSVSISGYHIAEAGANPITQLAFTLANGFTFVEYYLSRGMDINAFAPNLSFFFSNGIDPEYAVIGRVARRIWAKAMREKYGANARSQMLKYHIQTSGRSLHAQEIGFNDIRTTLQALYAIYDNCNSLHTNAYDEAITTPTEESVRRAMAIQLIINRELGLTKNENPLQGAFIIEELTDLVEEAVLTEFDRITDRGGVLGAMETMYQRGKIQEESLYYETLKHTGEMPIIGVNTFLSDEGSPTIIPKEVIRASKEEKEAQIFALQRLHQTHEERGPQALKALQEAAIENKNLFDCLMTAVKFCSLGQITQALYEVGGQYRRNM; this is encoded by the coding sequence ATGCAAACGCAAGCTCCTTATGAGGCCCAACACAAGATTAGAATTGTGACGGCTGCCTCTCTATTTGATGGGCATGATGCCGCGATTAACATCATGCGGAGAATCATGCAGCGCTCTGGCGCAGAAATTATTCACTTGGGCCATAATCGCTCGGCTCAGGAAATTGTCGATACTGCCATTCAGGAAGATGTTCAGGGCATTGCTATTACCTCTTATCAGGGGGGACATATCGAGTTTTTCAAGTATATCTACGATCTTTTGCAAGAGCGTGGAGCCGGCCACATCAAGATTTTTGGTGGGGGAGGAGGGACCATCCTGCCCACAGAAATAGAAGAGCTGCATGCCTATGGCATTAGCCGCATTTACTCGCCCGATGATGGACGAGAATTGGGCCTACAAGGGATGATTAACGATCTCTTGAGCCAATGCGATTACCCAACAGGGAAAAATATCAATGGCGAGCTCAATAAATATGCAACAGGCGATAAATACGCCCTAGCCCGCCTGATCTCAGCTGCCGAAAACCAAGCAGCCGAAGCCGAAAGCTGGTTGAGCGATCTAGAAGCCAAAGCCGCCGCCAAAAAGACCCCCATTTTGGGCATTACTGGAACGGGGGGAGCGGGTAAATCCTCTTTGGTAGATGAATTGGTGCGCCGCTTCCTGCTCGATTTTGAAGATAAGCGCATTGCCGTGATTTCGGTGGACCCCTCTAAGCGCAAAACGGGTGGGGCCCTCTTAGGCGACCGCATTCGGATGAATGCCATCAATAGCGAGCGAGTGTATATGCGCTCTTTGGCCACTCGCCAATCTAATCTATCAGTCTCTAAGTATATTGGCGATGCCGTGAATATCTTAAAGGCAGCAGATTTTGACCTCATCATTCTAGAAACCTCTGGAATTGGCCAATCAGATACCGCTATTACCGATTTCTCTGATGCTTCTTTGTATGTGATGACGCCAGAATATGGAGCCGCCACACAGCTAGAGAAAATTGATATGTTGGATTTTGCTGATCTTATCGCCCTCAATAAATTTGATAAGCGAGGGGCACAGGATGCTTTGCGTGATGTTCGCAAACAATATCGCCGCAATCACAACCTTTGGGAGGCCAAAGAAGAAGATTTGCCCGTGTTTGGAACTATCGCTTCTCAGTTTAATGATCCCGGCATGAATAGCCTCTACAAAGCCTTGATGGATAAAATTGTAGAGCGAACAGCGGCGCCTTTGGTCTCTAGTTTTGAGGCTAGTCAAGAACAAAGCGAAAAGCAATTTATCATTCCTCCAGCTCGAGTGCGCTACCTTTCAGAAATTAGCGAAAGCATTCGCCGATATAATGATAATATTGAGCAAGAAGCTCGCTTGGCCAGTCAGCTTTATCAGCTCAAGGGAGCTATGGAGCAACTGGGCGAGGAGAGTCCCGCTAGCTTGAATGAAACTTACGAATTTAAATATGCCAACCTCAGTGGAGAGCAGCAGCGCTTGCTAGAAGGCTGGAAAGAAAAACTAGCCCGCTACCAAGCCGATGAGTTTGTCTATAAGGTGCGCAACAAAGAAATTCGAGTAGAAACCTTTACCAAATCCCTATCGCATAGCCGCATTCCCAGAATTGCCGTGCCTAAATATAGCGATTGGGGCGATATCGTCCGCTGGTCGGGCCAAGAGAACTTTCCTGGAGAGTTTCCTTATACCGCTGGGGTATTCCCCTTCAAGCGCAAAGGCGAAGATCCCACACGTATGTTTGCTGGAGAAGGACATCCAGAACGGACCAACCGCCGCTTTCATTATGTTTCTTTGGGCATGCCTGCAGCCCGCTTGTCTACGGCTTTTGATTCCGTGACCCTTTATGGAGAAGATCCCGATTATCGTCCAGATATTTATGGTAAAATTGGTAACTCTGGGGTAAGCATTTGTAGCCTAGACGATGCCAAGAAGCTGTACTCTGGCTTTGATCTTTGCGATCCTAAGACCTCGGTTTCTATGACCATCAATGGTCCAGCCGCTACCATCTGCGCGTTCTTTATGAATGCCGCAATTGACCAGCAATGCGAGAAGTATATTAAGGAACATGGCTTAGAAGCTCAGGTAGAAGCCGCCTTGAAGGCCAAATATGATGATAAAGGCTTGGCCCGCCCCCAATATATGGGCGAATTGCCCGAAGGAAACGACGGCCTTGGTCTTATGCTCCTAGGTTTGACTGGTGACGAGGTGCTTCCCGCCGATGTTTATGCCGAGATGCGCACTAAAGCCTTGCGTTCTGTTCGTGGAACCGTACAGGCTGATATCCTCAAAGAGGACCAAGCGCAAAATACTTGCATTTTCTCTACAGAGTTCTCGCTCCGCCTAATGGGCGATGTGCAAGAGTACTTTATTGAGGAGCAGGTGCGCAATTTCTATTCGGTTTCTATCTCTGGCTACCATATTGCCGAAGCTGGCGCCAACCCCATCACCCAATTGGCCTTTACCTTGGCCAATGGCTTTACCTTTGTAGAGTATTACCTCTCTAGAGGGATGGATATCAACGCTTTCGCTCCCAATCTCTCTTTCTTTTTCTCCAACGGAATTGATCCAGAATATGCCGTGATTGGCCGAGTGGCTCGCCGCATTTGGGCCAAGGCTATGCGCGAGAAATACGGAGCGAATGCTCGCTCGCAAATGCTCAAATATCATATTCAAACCTCTGGCCGCTCTTTGCATGCACAGGAAATTGGCTTCAATGATATTCGCACAACTTTGCAGGCCCTTTACGCAATTTATGACAACTGTAATTCATTGCACACCAATGCTTATGATGAAGCTATCACCACGCCTACAGAGGAATCTGTGCGCCGAGCGATGGCCATTCAGTTGATTATTAACCGAGAATTGGGCTTGACTAAAAACGAGAACCCTCTGCAGGGCGCTTTCATTATTGAGGAACTTACCGACTTGGTTGAGGAAGCCGTTTTGACCGAATTTGACCGCATTACCGATCGTGGTGGCGTTTTGGGCGCTATGGAAACCATGTACCAAAGAGGAAAAATTCAGGAGGAAAGCCTTTATTATGAAACCCTCAAGCATACGGGCGAAATGCCCATTATTGGCGTAAATACTTTCTTGTCAGATGAGGGCTCGCCCACTATTATTCCCAAGGAAGTTATCCGTGCATCTAAGGAAGAAAAGGAGGCCCAAATCTTTGCCCTCCAACGCTTGCATCAAACGCATGAAGAACGTGGCCCTCAGGCCCTCAAGGCTTTGCAAGAGGCTGCTATCGAGAACAAAAACCTCTTCGATTGCCTGATGACGGCCGTGAAATTCTGCTCTTTGGGCCAAATTACCCAAGCCCTCTATGAGGTCGGCGGACAATATCGCCGCAATATGTAA
- a CDS encoding SDR family oxidoreductase, with protein MYQTAYHNRDLSQFSVLITGGAGFIGSNLVEYFLKYGAKKVRVIDNFLTGFRENLAPYMDHPNFELIEGDISVLADCEKACEGMDAVCHQAALGSVPRSVAQPHLTTLHNVNGFVNMVHAAHQAGIKRFVYASSSSVYGDEPNLPKVEHRIGQQLSPYAITKYSNELFAKNFGDLYGMEFMGFRYFNVFGPKQSPKGAYAAVIPLFAEACLLGKTAYINGDGQQTRDFTFIENVVQMNVKALLSENPEAYNQVYNVGVGGRYSVLDLYEGIRKAAGSEQAPVHRESRAGDIRDSQANIEKAKTLLGYDPRFSFEEGLAITVQHFKQLLKA; from the coding sequence ATGTATCAAACCGCTTATCACAATCGAGACCTGAGCCAGTTTTCGGTTCTTATTACTGGAGGCGCTGGCTTTATTGGCAGCAATCTGGTCGAATACTTTTTGAAGTATGGGGCCAAAAAGGTCCGTGTCATTGACAATTTCCTCACTGGCTTTCGAGAAAACTTGGCGCCTTATATGGACCATCCCAACTTTGAGTTAATCGAAGGGGATATTTCCGTTTTGGCCGATTGCGAAAAAGCTTGTGAGGGAATGGATGCCGTTTGTCATCAGGCGGCTTTGGGCTCTGTGCCCCGCTCTGTAGCTCAACCTCATCTAACGACCCTTCACAATGTCAATGGCTTTGTGAATATGGTGCATGCGGCCCATCAGGCTGGCATTAAGCGCTTTGTTTATGCCTCTTCCTCTTCTGTTTATGGTGATGAACCCAATTTGCCCAAAGTAGAACATAGAATTGGGCAGCAACTTTCGCCCTATGCGATTACCAAATATAGCAATGAGCTCTTTGCCAAAAACTTTGGCGACTTGTACGGAATGGAGTTTATGGGGTTCCGTTACTTTAATGTATTTGGTCCAAAACAAAGCCCCAAAGGCGCTTATGCAGCCGTAATTCCTCTATTTGCAGAGGCTTGTCTTTTAGGAAAAACCGCTTATATTAATGGCGATGGCCAACAAACTCGAGATTTCACTTTTATCGAGAATGTGGTCCAAATGAATGTGAAGGCCCTCTTGAGTGAAAACCCTGAGGCTTACAATCAAGTTTATAATGTGGGCGTAGGTGGTCGCTACTCGGTGCTAGATCTCTATGAAGGGATTCGCAAAGCAGCAGGCAGCGAGCAAGCTCCTGTACATCGCGAGAGCAGGGCAGGAGATATTCGTGACTCTCAAGCGAATATTGAGAAAGCAAAAACGCTTTTGGGCTATGATCCCCGCTTTAGCTTTGAGGAAGGCCTGGCCATTACGGTCCAGCATTTTAAACAGCTGCTGAAGGCTTAG
- a CDS encoding valine--tRNA ligase — MELSKHYDAASAEKRWYAHWEEKGYFRSTPDERPAYTIVIPPPNVTGVLHMGHMLNNTIQDVLIRKARLQGFNACWVPGTDHASIATEAKVVKMLREQGIKKSDISREEFLEHAFAWKDKYGGIILDQLKLLGASCDWERSRFTMEPKLSKYVQKVFVDLYKKGLIYRGLRMVNWDPEAQTALSNEEVIHTNEQSKLYHLRYQIEGSEEYVIIATTRPETILGDTAIAVHPNDERYEKLKGKKVLVPIIGRAIPVVFDRYVDQEFGTGALKVTPAHDMNDYEIGQRHELESIDIFYDNGRMHPNAGLYVGMDRFEVRKQIAKDLKAQGALVKVENYSNKVGRSERTQAVIEPRLKEQWFLKMEGLAATALAAVENGEVNFFPEHMLNMYRNWLKEENVRDWCISRQLWWGQQIPAYYGPNGEIVVAESLEDALAQLQADGKEYSAEDLTQDEDVVDTWFSSWLWPMAVFDGFDNPEELRYYYPTQVLVTGWDIMFFWVARMIMAGYEWAPELLGEKLAQEKGVQPFESVYFTGMVRDKLRRKMSKSLGNSPDSIELIKKYGADGVRFGILSCAAAGNDVIFDAPFADKEKTAIKNESKLCEQGRNFCNKLWNALRLLEGWEQSEKATPKESELAMRWIEQKMAQTLEQVNASFAEYRLSEALMTLYNFIWGDFCSWYLELIKPAYGDSIDKKTYAFSIDIFEQLMILLQPFMPFISEEIWSKLRERAAGEDCVVAKWPEVGQYDQQFLQEVENMQEVVKNIREQRAKNQLPIKEELELLLRKSATADQLLALEGWPEAVTKLGFLKRFELVQEEVEASSFLVGPDQYYLLFDKKIDLAAEKERLEKELSYSQGFIKGIMKKLGNERFVNNAPAQVVELERKKLADHEAKVQLLEEQLKKLN; from the coding sequence ATGGAATTATCTAAACATTATGATGCCGCCAGCGCCGAAAAACGCTGGTATGCTCACTGGGAAGAAAAGGGCTATTTCCGCTCTACCCCCGATGAGCGCCCCGCTTATACCATTGTTATCCCCCCACCCAATGTTACGGGGGTCTTGCACATGGGCCATATGCTCAACAACACCATCCAAGATGTGCTGATTCGTAAAGCACGCTTGCAAGGCTTTAATGCTTGTTGGGTGCCTGGTACCGACCATGCCTCTATCGCTACAGAAGCTAAGGTGGTCAAAATGCTACGGGAACAAGGCATCAAAAAGTCAGATATTTCTAGAGAAGAGTTTCTAGAGCATGCCTTTGCCTGGAAAGATAAATACGGCGGAATTATCCTGGATCAACTCAAGTTGCTGGGCGCTTCTTGCGATTGGGAACGCAGCCGCTTTACTATGGAACCCAAGCTCTCTAAGTATGTACAAAAGGTTTTTGTAGATCTCTACAAAAAAGGCCTTATCTATAGAGGTTTGCGCATGGTGAACTGGGATCCCGAAGCACAAACAGCCCTCTCTAATGAGGAGGTGATCCACACCAATGAACAATCAAAACTCTACCACCTCCGCTACCAAATTGAAGGCAGTGAGGAATATGTTATCATTGCGACAACCCGCCCCGAAACTATTTTGGGCGATACGGCTATCGCCGTCCACCCCAATGACGAACGCTACGAAAAACTAAAAGGGAAAAAGGTACTAGTGCCCATCATTGGCCGTGCTATTCCCGTTGTTTTTGATCGCTATGTAGACCAAGAATTTGGTACTGGGGCCCTCAAGGTGACGCCCGCTCATGATATGAATGACTACGAGATTGGTCAACGTCATGAGCTCGAGAGCATCGATATTTTCTACGATAATGGTCGCATGCACCCCAATGCTGGCCTCTATGTGGGTATGGACCGCTTTGAGGTGCGCAAGCAAATTGCTAAGGATCTCAAGGCCCAAGGTGCTCTAGTTAAAGTAGAAAATTATAGCAATAAGGTAGGCCGCTCAGAACGCACTCAAGCTGTTATTGAGCCCCGCCTCAAGGAACAATGGTTCCTCAAAATGGAAGGCCTAGCCGCTACGGCCCTCGCTGCCGTAGAAAATGGCGAAGTGAATTTCTTCCCCGAGCATATGCTCAATATGTACCGCAACTGGCTGAAGGAAGAGAATGTCAGAGACTGGTGTATCTCTCGCCAACTTTGGTGGGGACAGCAAATTCCCGCTTATTATGGCCCCAATGGCGAAATCGTTGTAGCCGAAAGCCTAGAAGATGCCCTAGCCCAACTCCAAGCCGATGGCAAGGAGTATAGCGCCGAAGACCTTACTCAAGATGAGGATGTAGTGGATACTTGGTTCTCTTCTTGGCTCTGGCCTATGGCCGTTTTTGATGGCTTCGATAATCCCGAAGAACTTCGCTATTATTATCCCACTCAGGTACTGGTAACAGGCTGGGATATTATGTTTTTCTGGGTGGCCAGAATGATTATGGCGGGCTATGAATGGGCCCCCGAACTTCTAGGCGAGAAGTTAGCCCAAGAAAAAGGCGTACAGCCTTTTGAATCGGTTTATTTTACTGGCATGGTGCGCGATAAACTCCGCCGCAAAATGTCTAAGTCTTTAGGCAACTCGCCCGATTCTATCGAGCTGATTAAGAAGTATGGCGCAGATGGCGTCCGCTTCGGTATTCTCTCTTGTGCCGCCGCTGGCAATGACGTTATTTTTGATGCCCCTTTTGCCGATAAGGAGAAAACAGCCATCAAAAATGAAAGTAAACTCTGTGAGCAAGGCCGAAATTTCTGCAACAAACTTTGGAATGCCCTCCGCCTACTCGAAGGCTGGGAGCAAAGCGAAAAAGCGACGCCCAAAGAAAGCGAACTGGCTATGCGCTGGATCGAACAAAAGATGGCCCAAACCCTAGAACAGGTCAATGCCTCTTTTGCCGAATACCGTCTTTCTGAGGCCTTGATGACGCTCTATAACTTCATCTGGGGCGATTTCTGCTCTTGGTATCTAGAGCTCATTAAGCCCGCTTATGGCGATAGCATCGACAAAAAGACTTATGCCTTCAGCATCGATATTTTTGAGCAGTTGATGATCTTGTTGCAACCCTTTATGCCTTTTATCAGCGAAGAAATTTGGTCCAAATTGCGCGAACGTGCCGCTGGAGAAGATTGTGTGGTGGCCAAATGGCCAGAAGTTGGCCAATACGATCAGCAGTTTTTGCAAGAGGTGGAAAATATGCAAGAGGTGGTCAAAAATATCCGCGAGCAAAGAGCCAAAAATCAACTACCTATCAAAGAGGAGTTGGAACTCTTACTCCGCAAAAGCGCTACCGCTGACCAACTTTTGGCCCTAGAAGGCTGGCCCGAGGCCGTCACTAAATTGGGCTTCCTCAAACGCTTTGAATTGGTCCAAGAAGAGGTGGAAGCTAGCTCTTTCCTCGTTGGCCCCGATCAATATTATCTCCTTTTTGATAAGAAAATTGATCTGGCCGCCGAAAAAGAACGCCTAGAAAAAGAACTCAGCTATTCACAAGGCTTTATCAAAGGCATTATGAAAAAATTGGGCAATGAACGCTTTGTCAACAACGCCCCCGCTCAGGTGGTGGAGCTAGAGCGCAAGAAATTGGCCGATCATGAGGCAAAAGTCCAACTCCTAGAAGAACAACTTAAAAAACTGAACTAG
- a CDS encoding tetratricopeptide repeat protein, which translates to MSKAEQIEALKTAAAAAEWPKLQELALGALNEYPEEGFGYDYLAQALDAQEGGSLEAIERCLLKLVELNPKDTKALLRLAQTRLKMGDAPQAMVAYRQILKLQPEQDEALNAIGEELLFEQNKATEALAFFQAAMKANPQELLYAVNALLAMRSMGNREKEALALLTKNIKQHGYQEKLFAVGAEIYLAEGEQKKALKLLQMLREKDPNLTYVYNVGRIANELEDYPLAYEALEQAYELAKASNELSSVLLQAYAKAAMELGHAQKAQELIEQGIQINPSVSASLLLLDSLLAQGKLEEVEKELDFLGRKYPLGSTFGLDVTLKQGKLLQAKGDYAAAEALYLDLMKTEGGQKDAAMALGQMVIKQENNPAKAYFYLSKADAQGAPRASQLIKEKLYDYLKGYAEQTLAEMAPAIAHNKSQAVFQQLAGKYLSFKAIRSESMQQLNKEVADMIEEQLKKRIIFFSPQGGFSVNPIGQTTVFAYELKVEHSPNMLDFELRPLDGRRGLGVRLNMSPQGLVWSEKRGEFLLFELKDWTELSEEQQSHVQESLAKVAYLPDFIPTH; encoded by the coding sequence ATGTCAAAAGCAGAACAAATAGAAGCCCTCAAAACCGCTGCTGCCGCCGCTGAATGGCCAAAATTGCAAGAGCTGGCTTTGGGCGCCTTAAATGAATATCCAGAAGAAGGCTTTGGCTATGATTATTTGGCCCAAGCATTAGATGCTCAAGAAGGGGGTTCATTAGAAGCCATAGAGCGTTGTTTACTCAAGTTGGTAGAGCTGAATCCCAAAGATACCAAGGCGCTTTTGCGTTTAGCGCAAACCCGGCTAAAAATGGGGGATGCGCCTCAGGCCATGGTGGCTTATCGCCAAATATTAAAGTTGCAACCAGAGCAAGATGAGGCCCTAAATGCCATTGGAGAAGAGCTGCTTTTTGAGCAAAATAAAGCGACGGAAGCCCTTGCTTTTTTTCAAGCGGCCATGAAGGCTAATCCGCAAGAATTGTTGTATGCAGTTAATGCGCTTTTGGCTATGAGAAGCATGGGGAACCGAGAAAAAGAAGCTTTGGCCCTATTGACCAAAAACATCAAGCAGCATGGTTATCAAGAAAAACTATTTGCGGTAGGGGCCGAAATTTATTTGGCAGAAGGAGAGCAAAAAAAGGCCCTTAAATTGTTGCAAATGCTGCGCGAAAAGGACCCCAATCTGACCTATGTCTATAATGTGGGGCGAATTGCCAATGAGTTAGAAGATTATCCCTTGGCTTATGAGGCCCTAGAACAAGCTTATGAGTTGGCTAAAGCTAGCAATGAATTGAGTTCGGTACTTTTGCAGGCTTATGCCAAGGCAGCTATGGAGCTTGGGCATGCACAAAAAGCGCAGGAACTGATCGAGCAGGGAATACAAATAAACCCCAGCGTTAGTGCCAGCCTTCTGTTACTAGATAGCCTTTTGGCCCAAGGAAAACTGGAAGAAGTAGAGAAGGAACTAGATTTTTTAGGGCGTAAATATCCATTGGGTAGCACTTTTGGTCTAGATGTAACCCTTAAGCAGGGTAAACTCTTACAAGCTAAAGGGGATTATGCTGCAGCAGAAGCTTTATATCTGGACCTTATGAAGACTGAAGGCGGGCAAAAAGATGCCGCTATGGCTTTGGGGCAAATGGTGATTAAGCAAGAGAATAATCCAGCTAAAGCTTACTTTTATTTGTCTAAAGCCGATGCCCAAGGGGCGCCAAGAGCTAGTCAGCTGATTAAAGAAAAGCTTTATGACTATTTGAAGGGCTATGCCGAGCAAACTTTAGCCGAAATGGCTCCTGCGATAGCGCATAATAAAAGTCAAGCGGTATTTCAGCAGCTAGCGGGCAAATACCTTAGTTTTAAAGCTATTCGCTCTGAAAGCATGCAACAGCTTAATAAGGAGGTTGCTGATATGATTGAGGAACAACTCAAAAAACGGATCATCTTTTTTAGTCCTCAAGGGGGCTTTAGCGTTAATCCTATTGGACAAACTACCGTTTTTGCTTACGAGCTCAAAGTGGAACATTCTCCAAATATGCTCGATTTTGAGCTGCGTCCGCTAGATGGCCGCCGTGGACTTGGCGTTCGCCTAAATATGAGCCCACAAGGTTTGGTTTGGAGCGAAAAAAGAGGTGAGTTTCTCCTCTTTGAACTGAAAGATTGGACCGAACTAAGCGAGGAACAGCAATCTCATGTTCAAGAAAGCTTAGCCAAAGTGGCTTATTTACCCGATTTTATTCCAACGCATTAG
- a CDS encoding peptidoglycan-binding domain-containing protein, translating into MSQIETIKQTLQTYQQELPKLRQLFMQDGVIDAQEKAQLEEIEGRIQKLQSQLGQASAGASDALTKAAGLSGSVGYKGENQKADVIKVQELLNKKGGKLKEDGKCGPATIYAIRDFQKTNFGGADARVDPDGRSWKALTGSGKNFTPSAPPAKEQVQNFSKAESTVDTKAKDTSPSAIGNLVSKENLEKGARFALQQFISQGNVDIEVFNVSKDIPLAEYLIFSLHLTMGVQMNLTLEHTLVEKELAIESKASGIIDAYFGVKGSAIGIMGYNMLDVTAALHGALDANGTAKLAIKKDTVLEGSLRAEMVLKAYADFNVKILAESITLYTTKTSDFNFFIMTAPTYAISFQVNSWTYKGARRVGGEFAAEMHPDFRNFLQKTKEVLTSPMTYLKKGAAAAAHLAEEVWDGVEYVAGEVGEAAEWALDTAADAVAYMNPYYWFAED; encoded by the coding sequence ATGAGTCAAATAGAAACCATTAAGCAGACGCTGCAAACCTATCAGCAGGAACTGCCCAAGCTACGCCAACTCTTTATGCAAGATGGCGTCATCGATGCCCAAGAAAAGGCCCAACTAGAAGAGATTGAAGGCCGCATCCAAAAATTGCAAAGCCAATTGGGGCAGGCCTCAGCTGGAGCCAGCGATGCGCTCACAAAAGCCGCTGGCCTCAGCGGCTCCGTAGGCTACAAAGGCGAGAACCAAAAAGCCGACGTCATCAAGGTCCAAGAACTACTCAACAAAAAAGGCGGAAAACTCAAAGAAGATGGCAAATGTGGCCCAGCCACCATCTACGCCATCCGAGATTTTCAAAAGACCAACTTTGGTGGAGCCGATGCCCGAGTAGATCCCGACGGCAGAAGCTGGAAAGCCTTAACGGGCAGCGGTAAAAACTTTACCCCCTCCGCTCCTCCAGCCAAAGAACAGGTCCAAAACTTTTCTAAGGCAGAAAGCACCGTAGACACTAAAGCCAAAGATACCAGCCCCTCGGCTATCGGTAATCTAGTGTCTAAAGAAAACCTAGAAAAAGGCGCTCGCTTTGCCCTACAACAATTTATTAGCCAAGGCAATGTGGATATCGAGGTCTTTAACGTAAGTAAAGACATCCCCTTAGCGGAATATCTCATCTTTTCTTTACATCTAACGATGGGCGTTCAAATGAACCTGACCCTAGAACATACCTTAGTCGAAAAAGAGCTAGCCATTGAGTCTAAAGCCAGTGGTATAATTGATGCCTATTTTGGGGTCAAAGGAAGTGCTATTGGTATTATGGGCTACAATATGTTGGATGTTACGGCTGCTTTGCATGGTGCTCTAGATGCCAATGGCACCGCCAAATTGGCCATTAAAAAAGATACGGTTTTAGAAGGAAGCCTCAGAGCCGAAATGGTCCTTAAAGCCTATGCAGATTTTAATGTAAAAATCCTGGCGGAATCAATCACGCTTTATACGACCAAAACCAGTGATTTCAACTTCTTTATCATGACGGCGCCAACATATGCTATTTCTTTTCAAGTGAATAGTTGGACCTATAAAGGGGCACGTCGTGTAGGCGGTGAATTTGCCGCTGAAATGCATCCGGACTTCCGCAATTTCTTGCAAAAGACCAAAGAAGTCTTGACCAGTCCAATGACTTATTTGAAGAAAGGTGCTGCCGCCGCCGCCCACCTAGCCGAAGAGGTTTGGGATGGGGTAGAGTATGTCGCCGGAGAAGTAGGCGAAGCCGCCGAATGGGCTCTAGATACTGCTGCGGATGCGGTGGCATATATGAATCCTTATTATTGGTTTGCCGAAGATTAA